In the genome of Dehalococcoidia bacterium, the window TGCTTATGCCTGTGGTTCTCTCTGAACATCCCTTCACCTCAAGTCGAATAGCCTCAACTTGAGTCTATCGCATCCCAATATCAGCTTCAATACCAAGGCGCTACCTTTTTGCAGGAACGCCAATTTTATATTGGGCCAATTGTGGTATGATTCCGGTAGTTTTAGTATTACGGGGGTTAAGGAGTTACCATGGCAACGCTCAAGGAATTTCGCGAGGGGAATGCGTTGAGTCAGGCAGACTTGGCCGCACTGGCCAAGGTGGCGAAGTCAACCATTGTCAGTATCGAAAACAAACACCATAAACCGAACTTCAAGACGCGCCGCAAACTTGCCGAGGCCTTGAAAGTGAAGCCAACGGAAATTGACTTCTGGTGATGACCTGAAGGGATGAACTGGACATCCCCGATTCAATCGGGCTCGGAGGCGCTACTGTGTTTGTGGTGGAAACAGGGGAGGGTCAATCTCCCCCGCAAACACGGGGTCGCTGCAGCGCTGGTCTCGGCTTGGGTTGTTACCGGAACACCGGTGTTAACGGGCCACTTGACCAGCTTCAGGCAGTGTCACGTGCCAGAACACGTGGCCTCTTTTTCTAATTGAAGTCAGTGTGCTATTTCCTTGGGCCTTATGCTACCCATCTCCCCTGTTATGTTTGCTTATCGCAGATGCTCCTATAGATGTCAAACATATTGAATGATATTCGGTTTGGTCAGACTATGGATGATGGCGAATACTTCGCGAGCGACGTAGCGTTTCAGGCAGCGGATTGCTTCCGTTTTGGTCTTCCCCTCCTCCATGCGTCGTTTCAAGTATGCCATGGTCTCTCGTCATGACGGAGCCTGACAATCACGATTCGATGGATGGCGGCATTCGCTCGGCGGTCGCCACCACGATTCAGACGGTGCCGATTGGTTTTGCCTGAAGAAGCAGGTATTGGGTTTACCCCGCATTGGGCGGCAAAAGCTGCCTCGGATCCGAGACGTTCAGGGTTACTGCCGGCGGTGACCAAGAGTGTGGCAGCGGTGTCAGGGCCGATGCCAAAAGATTGCGTCAGTCTCGGGGCAACTGCTGTCGTCAGCGTCTCCAGGTGAACATCGAGAGCTTCTATCTCCCGGGTAAGATGGATGTGA includes:
- a CDS encoding helix-turn-helix transcriptional regulator; the encoded protein is MATLKEFREGNALSQADLAALAKVAKSTIVSIENKHHKPNFKTRRKLAEALKVKPTEIDFW